One segment of Leptodactylus fuscus isolate aLepFus1 chromosome 7, aLepFus1.hap2, whole genome shotgun sequence DNA contains the following:
- the HECTD1 gene encoding E3 ubiquitin-protein ligase HECTD1 isoform X1, with protein sequence MADVDPDTLLEWLQMGQGDERDMQLIALEQLCMLLLMSDNVDRCFETCPPRTFLPALCKIFLDESAPDNVLEVTARAITYYLDVSAECTRRIVGVEGAIKALCNRLVVVELNNRTSRDLAEQCVKVLELICTRESGAVFEAGGLNCVLTFIRDSGHLVHKDTLHSAMAVVSRLCGKMEPQDASLETCVESLSSLLKHEDHQVSDGALRCFASLADRFTRRGVDPAPLAQHGLTEELLSRMAAAGGTVSGPSSACKPGRGTSGGPSTSGDSKISNQVSTIVSLLSTLCRGSPVVTHDLLRAELLDSMESALLGDERCVLDTMRLVDLLLVLLFEGRKALPKSSAGSTGRIPGLRRLDSSGERSHRQLIDCIRSKDTDALIDAIDTGAFEVNFMDDVGQTLLNWASAFGTQEMVEFLCERGADVNRGQRSSSLHYAACFGRPQVAKTLLRHGANPDLRDEDGKTPLDKARERGHSEVVAILQSPGDWMCPVNKGDEKKKKDSNREDDECNEPKGDPEMAPIYLKRLLPVFAQTFQQTMLPSIRKASLALIRKMIHFCSEALLKEVCDSDAGHNLPTVLVEITATVLDQEDDDDGHLLALQIIRDLVDKGDDLFLDQLARLGVISKVSTLAGPTSDDENEEDPKPEKEDEPQEDAKELQQGRPYHWRDWSVIRGRDCLYIWSDAAALELSNGSNGWFRFILDGKLATMYSSGSPEGGSDSSESRSEFLEKLQRARGQVKPSTSSQPILSVPGPGKLTVGNWSLTCLKDGEIAIHNSDGQQATILKEDLPGFVFESNRGTKHSFTAETSLGSEFVTGWTGKRGRKLKSKLEKTKQKVRTMARDLYDDHFKAVESMPRGVVVTLRNIATQLESSWELHTNRQCIEGENTWRDLMKTALENLIVLLKDETTISPYEMCSSGLVQALLTVLNNSEDFDLKQDCGQLVERLNVFKTAFSENEDDESRPAIALVRKLIAVLESIERLPLHLYDTPGSNYNLQILTRRLRFRLERAPGETSLIDRTGRMLKMEPLATVESLEQYLLKMVAKQWYDFDRSSFVFVRKLREGQSCIFRHQHDFDDNGIMYWIGTNAKTAYEWVNPAAYGLVVVTSSEGRNLPYGRLEDILSRDSSALNCHTNDDKSAWFAIDLGLWIVPSAYTLRHARGYGRSALRNWVFQVSKDGQNWTTLYTHVDDCSLNEPGSTATWPLDPPREEKQGWRHIRIKQTGKNASGQTHYLSLSGFELYGSVSGVCEDQLGKAAKEAEANLRRQRRLVRSQVLKYMVPGARVIRGIDWKWRDQDGSAQGEGTVTGDLHNGWIDVIWDAGGSNSYRMGAEGKFDLKLAPGYDPESAASSKPVSSTVAGTPPSWSSLVKNNCPDKAPPHSSSTYTVAGGVTGSCSRKGSSSSVCSVASSSDASVTCAKTERRAEEPGSDLHHDPTLVLSSNPAAPGSSTCPPGGEQVGEGERKTGEAPAISMGMVSISSPDVSSVSELSNKEAVVPRPLGSSASNRLSVSSLLAAGAPMSSSASVPNLSSRETSSLESFVRRVANIARTNATNNMNLSRSSSDNNTNTLGRNAVSSATSPLMGAQSFPNLTTTGTTSTVTMSTSSVTSSNVATATTGLSVGQSLSNTLTTSLTSTSSESDTGQEAEYSLYDFLDSCRASTLLAELDDDEDLPEPDEEDDENEDDNQEEQEYEEVMEEEEYETKGGRRRTWDDDYVLKRQFSALVPAFDPRPGRTNVQQTTDLEIPAPGTPHSELLEEVECAPAPRLALTLKVTGLGNGREVELPLSNFRSTIFYYVQKLLQLSCNGAIKSDKLRRIWEPTYTIMYREMKESDKQKESGRMGCWSVEHVEQSLGTDALPKNDLITYLQRNADPSFLRRWKLTGTNKSIRKNRNCSQLIAAYKDFCENGSKSAVIPATLGTIQSSDILSHGREQPQAKAGSGQNSCGVEDVLQLLRILYIVASDPYSARTPQEEGDEMLLFSVSPEEFTSKKITTKILQQIEEPLALASGALPDWCEQLTSKCPFLIPFETRQLYFTCTAFGASRAIVWLQNRREATVERSRTASAVRRDDPGEFRVGRLKHERVKVPRGESLMEWAENVMQIHADRKSVLEVEFLGEEGTGLGPTLEFYALVAAEFQKTDLGIWLCDDDFPDDESRQVDLGGGLKPPGYYVQRSCGLFIAPYPQDSEELDRVTRLCHFLGIFLAKCIQDNRLVDLPISKPFFRLMCMGDIKSNMSKLLYASRGEESEHCTESQSEASTEDGHDALSVGSFEEDSKSEFILDPPKPKPPAWFQGILTWEDFELVNPHRARFLRDIRELAVKRRHILSNRSLSEDEKNTQLQELMLKNPSGSGPPVSIEDLGLNFQFCPSSRVYGFSAVDLKPNGEDEMVTIDNAEEYVDLMFDFCMQTGVQKQMEAFRSGFNKVFPMEKLGSFSPEEVQMILCGNQSPSWSAEDIINYTEPKLGYTRESPGFLRFVRVLCGMSSDERKAFLQFTTGCSTLPPGGLANLHPRLTVVRKVDATDASYPSVNTCVHYLKLPEYSSEEIMRDRLLAATMEKGFHLN encoded by the exons GTGCCCTCCTCGTACTTTCTTGCCAGCTTTATGTAAGATCTTTCTGGATGAGAGCGCCCCTGACAATGTGCTTGAGGTCACCGCCCGCGCCATAACATATTACCTAGATGTATCTGCCGAATGTACCAGGCGCATTGTGGGGGTTGAAGGAGCCATAAAAGCACTTTGCAATCGACTGGTGGTGGTGGAGCTGAACAATCGTACAAGTCGGGATTTAGCCGAGCAATGTGTGAAG GTGTTGGAGCTGATCTGTACCCGTGAGTCAGGAGCCGTGTTTGAAGCAGGGGGCTTGAATTGTGTCCTAACTTTCATCAGGGACAGTGGCCATCTAGTTCACAAGGATACCCTGCATTCTGCTATGGCGGTGGTGTCTCGGTTGTGTGGTAAGATGGAGCCACAAGACGCATCGTTGGAGACCTGTGTCGAGTCTCTCTCCAGCCTTCTGAAGCATGAGGATCATCAG GTGTCGGATGGCGCACTGCGCTGTTTTGCTTCCCTGGCAGATCGGTTTACACGCCGAGGTGTTGATCCAGCACCGTTGGCACAGCATGGACTCACTGAAGAATTGTTGTCTCGCATGGCAGCCGCCGGAGGGACTGTTTCAGGACCGTCCTCTGCTTGCAAACCTGGACGTGGGACTAGTGGTGGCCCTTCAACTTCAGGAGACTCTAAAATCAGCAACCAGGTCTCCACAATAGTCAGTCTGCTGTCAACGCTGTGCCGCGGATCTCCTGTTGTTACACAT GACTTGCTCCGTGCGGAGTTGTTAGATTCTATGGAGAGTGCTTTACTGGGTGATGAGAGATGTGTGCTTGACACCATGCGACTTGTAGACTTGCTCCTGGTGCTGCTGTTTGAAGGCCGCAAGGCTCTGCCGAAATCTAGTGCTGGCTCCACTGGCCGTATCCCGGGTTTGAGACGACTGGACAGCTCTGGAGAACGCTCCCATCGTCAACTCATTGACTGCATTCGTAGCAAGGATACAGACGCACTTATAGATGCCATCGACACAGGCG CGTTTGAAGTGAATTTCATGGATGATGTGGGTCAGACCCTATTGAATTGGGCCTCCGCGTTTGGCACTCAGGAGATG GTGGAATTCTTATGCGAGCGAGGTGCTGATGTCAACAGAGGTCAGAGGTCATCATCTTTACATTATGCCGCTTGCTTTGGGCGACCTCAGGTGGCAAAG ACCTTGTTACGCCATGGAGCCAATCCCGACTTGCGTGATGAGGATGGAAAGACTCCACTGGACAAAGCACGGGAGCGTGGGCATAGCGAGGTGGTTGCCATCTTACAGTCTCCAG GGGACTGGATGTGTCCTGTTAATAAGGGAgatgaaaagaagaagaaagactcTAATCGGGAGGATGACGAGTGTAATGAGCCAAAGGGGGACCCAGAAATGGCTCCTATTTACTTGAAGAGGCTGCTGCCTGTTTTTGCTCAAActttccagcagactatgcttcCATCTATCAG GAAAGCCAGCCTTGCTCTTATCCGAAAGATGATCCATTTCTGCTCCGAAGCACTTCTGAAGGAAGTTTGTGACTCTGACGCGGGGCACAATCTACCCACCGTCCTTGTGGAAATCACTGCTACGGTTTTGGATCAGGAG gatgatgatgatggtcacCTTCTAGCACTGCAGATCATCCGAGACCTAGTAGATAAAGGGGACGATCTTTTTCTTGACCAGCTAGCAAGATTAGGTGTCATAAGTAAAGTGTCAACATTAGCTGGACCTACCTCTGACGACGAGAATGAGGAAGATCCCAAACCTGAAAAG GAGGATGAACCCCAGGAAGATGCCAAAGAACTACAGCAGGGCAGGCCGTATCACTGGAGGGACTGGTCTGTTATTAGAGGACGGGATTGCTTGTACATCTGGAGTGACGCCGCAGCATTAGAACTGTCCAATGGCAGCAATGGCTGGTTTCGCTTTATCTTAGATGGAAAACTTGCAACCATGTATTCAAGTGGAAGTCCTGAAGGAGGCTCTGACAGCTCAG AAAGCCGAAGTGAGTTTTTGGAGAAACTACAGAGAGCTCGTGGCCAAGTGAAGCCCTCCACTTCCAGCCAACCTATATTGTCTGTCCCTGGACCAGGTAAGCTGACTGTGGGTAACTGGTCCCTCACTTGCTTGAAAGATGGAGAAATTGCCATCCACAACTCTGATGGACAGCAGGCCACCATACTGAAGGAAGACCTTCCAGGCTTTGTGTTTGAGTCAAACAGGGGAACCAAGCACTCTTTCACTGCGGAAACCTCATTGG GTTCAGAGTTTGTCACCGGCTGGACAGGAAAGAGAGGCAGAAAGCTGAAGTCCAAGTTAGAGAAAACTAAGCAGAAG GTACGGACAATGGCGAGGGACTTGTATGATGATCACTTTAAAGCAGTAGAAAGCATGCCACGTGGTGTGGTGGTCACCCTACGCAATATTGCCACACAACTGGAGTCTTCATGGGAGCTTCACACAAACAGACAG TGTATTGAAGGCGAGAATACATGGAGAGATCTAATGAAGACTGCCCTGGAAAACTTAATAGTGCTGCTGAAGGATGAAACGACCATTTCTCCTTATGAAATGTGCAGCAGCGGTCTGGTGCAGGCTCTGCTCACTGTGCTCAACAAT AGTGAAGATTTCGATCTGAAGCAGGACTGTGGACAGCTGGTGGAAAGATTGAATGTCTTTAAAACTGCATTTAGTGAAAATGAGGACGATGAAAG TCGACCAGCAATTGCACTAGTCAGAAAATTGATCGCCGTGCTTGAATCTATAGAACGGCTGCCGCTACATCTGTATGATACACCAGGATCCAATTACAACCTACAG ATCTTAACTCGGAGGCTTCGGTTTAGACTGGAACGTGCCCCTGGAGAGACTTCTCTCATTGACCGCACTGGTCGTATGCTGAAGATGGAGCCGCTGGCAACTGTGGAGTCCCTAGAGCAATACTTACTTAAAATG GTAGCTAAACAATGGTATGACTTTGATCGGTCATCCTTTGTATTTGTGCGCAAGCTACGCGAAGGGCAGAGCTGTATATTCCGACACCAGCATGACTTTGATGACAATGGGATCATGTATTGGATTGGAACAAATGCAAA GACCGCATACGAATGGGTGAATCCAGCTGCATACGGCTTGGTGGTAGTAACCTCCTCCGAAGGCCGCAATCTGCCATATGGACGTCTCGAAGACATCTTGAGTCGTGATAGTTCTGCCCTAAACTGCCATACCAATGATGACAAGAGTGCATGGTTTGCCATTGATCTTGGGCTTTGGATCGTACCATCTGCCTACACCCTGCGCCACGCTCGTGGTTATGGACGTTCTGCACTTCGGAACTGGGTCTTCCAAGTGTCTAAGGATGGCCAGAACTGGACAACGTTATACACCCATGTAGATGACTGCAGCCTGAATGAGCCAGG CTCTACTGCCACATGGCCATTGGATCCACCAAGAGAGGAGAAGCAGGGATGGAGGCATATCCGAATCAAGCAGACTGGGAAGAATGCTAGCGGACAGACCCATTACCTATCCCTGTCTGGCTTTGAATTGTATGGCTCTGTTTCAGGAGTATGTGAAGACCAGTTAG GTAAAGCAGCCAAAGAAGCAGAAGCTAACTTGAGGCGCCAGAGACGTCTGGTCCGCTCCCAGGTTCTGAAATATATGGTGCCCGGAGCAAGAGTCATTCGTGGCATTGATTGGAAATGGAGAGACCAGGATGGCAGCGCTCAGGGAGAGGGCACTGTTACAGGAGATTTGCACAATG GCTGGATTGATGTCATATGGGATGCCGGTGGCTCTAATTCTTACCGCATGGGCGCGGAAGGAAAATTTGACCTGAAGCTGGCCCCAGGTTATGACCCAGAATCTGCAGCGTCATCCAAACCTGTTTCATCCACTGTTGCAGGCACGCCACCCTCCTGGAGCAGCTTGGTGAAAAACAACTGTCCCGACAAAGCGCCTCCCCATTCCTCTTCAACTTACACAGTTGCTGGAGGTGTGACTGGTTCCTGCAGTCGCAAAGGGAGCAGCAGCTCTGTCTGCAGTGTGGCAAGTAGCAGTGATGCCAGTGTGACCTGTGCCAAGACAGAGAGAAGGGCAGAGGAACCAGGCTCTGATTTACATCATGATCCAACCCTTGTGCTGTCTTCTAACCCAGCAGCCCCTGGCTCTTCAACTTGCCCACCAGGAGGAGAGCAGGTGGGTGAAGGAGAGAGAAAGACTGGCGAAGCACCCGCTATATCCATGGGCATGGTGAGCATTAGCTCACCTGATGTCAGCTCGGTGTCAGAGCTAAGCAACAAGGAGGCCGTTGTTCCCAGACCCCTGGGGTCCTCTGCTAGCAACAGGCTGTCCGTCAGCTCTCTGCTTGCTGCTGGAGCGCCAATGAGTTCCAGTGCCAGTGTTCCCAACCTGTCTTCACGTGAGACATCCAGCCTGGAATCTTTTGTAAGGAGAGTTGCAAACATTGCGAGGACAAATGCCACCAATAACATGAACCTTAGTCGAAGCAGCAGTGATAACAACACCAACACTCTGGGAAGAAACGCAGTGAGCTCTGCCA CCTCCCCACTTATGGGCGCACAGAGTTTTCCTAATTTGACTACAACAGGAACCACATCTACTGTTACCATGTCTACATCTAGTGTTACGAGCAGCAATGTGGCCACAGCCACCACCGGCCTTTCCGTCGGTCAGTCCCTCAGCAATACTCTAACAACTAGCTTGACATCCACATCCAGTGAAAGTGACACTGGCCAGGAGGCTGAATATTCACTGTACG ATTTCCTGGACAGTTGTCGGGCAAGCACACTCCTGGCCGAgctggatgatgatgaggatcTTCCCGAGCCAGATGAAGAAGATGACGAAAATGAAGATGACAACCAGGAAGAACAGGAGTATGAAGAAGTAATG GAGGAAGAAGAATATGAGACCAAAGGTGGCCGCCGTAGAACATGGGATGACGATTATGTGCTAAAAAGACAATTTTCTGCTCTGGTACCAGCCTTTGATCCTCGTCCTGGAAGAACAAATGTTCAGCAGACCACAGACTTGGAGATACCAGCTCCAG GTACCCCTCACTCAGAACTTCTGGAAGAAGTTGAATGTGCTCCAGCTCCTAGGCTCGCTCTCACTCTGAAGGTGACGGGCCTGGGAAATGGACGTGAAGTCGAGCTTCCACTCAGTAATTTCCGCTCCACCATCTTCTACTATGTGCAGAAACTGCTGCAGCTATCCTGTAACGGAGCCATCAAATCAGACAAACTGAGGAGGATATGGGAACCTACATACAC AATTAtgtacagggagatgaaggaatcTGATAAACAGAAGGAGTCGGGCAGAATG GGCTGCTGGTCCGTGGAACATGTGGAGCAGTCACTGGGTACAGATGCTTTGCCAAAGAATGATCTGATCACCTATCTGCAGAGGAACGCAGATCCTAGCTTCTTGCGGCGCTGGAAACTGACTGGAACTAACAAGAGCATCCGAAAGAACCGCAACTGCTCCCAGCTTATCGCTGCTTACAAA gacttctgtGAGAATGGAAGCAAGTCTGCAGTCATTCCGGCCACTCTCGGCACAATACAGAGTTCTGACATTTTAAGCCATGGTCGGGAGCAGCCACAAGCCAAGGCGGGCAGCGGCCAGAATTCGtgcggtgtagaggatgtcctgcAGCTCCTTCGCATCCTTTATATAGTAGCCAGTGACCCATACTCTGCTAGGACACCACAAGAAG AAGGTGATGAAATGCTTCTATTCAGTGTTTCCCCAGAGGAATTCACCAGCAAAAAAATCACAACCAAAATCCTGCAGCAAATTGAG GAGCCGCTGGCTTTGGCTAGTGGAGCTTTGCCAGATTGGTGTGAGCAGTTAACCAGCAAGTGTCCCTTCCTTATCCCCTTTGAGACCAGGCAGCTGTATTTCACATGTACAGCGTTTGGAGCATCCAG AGCTATTGTGTGGCTGCAGAACAGacgggaggccactgtggagaggaGTAGGACCGCCAGTGCCGTCCGTAGGGATGATCCTGGTGAATTTAGAGTTGGACGTTTAAAGCACGAGAGAGTGAAGGTTCCTCGAGGAGAATCCTTGATGGAATGGGCAGAGAATGTCATGCAGATCCATGCAGATCGCAAGTCTGTGCTTGAG GTGGAGTTTCTTGGAGAGGAGGGGACTGGGCTGGGCCCTACCCTTGAATTTTATGCCCTGGTGGCAGCAGAGTTTCAGAAAACAGACTTGGGAATTTGGTTGTGCGATGATGACTTCCCTGATGATGAATCTCGACAG GTTGACTTGGGTGGTGGCTTGAAACCTCCGGGATATTATGTGCAGCGGTCATGTGGACTATTCATTGCTCCCTATCCTCAGGACAGTGAAGAACTGGATAGAGTAACCAGGCTTTGTCATTTTCTGGGTATATTTTTGGCAAAGTGTATACAGGACAATCGCCTAGTAGACTTGCCCATTTCTAAGCCCTTCTTCAggctcatgtgtatgggggatatCAAAAGCAATATGAGCAAACTGTTGTATGCCTCTAGGGGTGAGGAAAGTGAGCACTGTACTGAAAGTCAATCTGAAGCCTCCACAGAAGATGGGCACGATGCCCTCTCTGTGGGAAGCTTCGAGGAAGACTCCAAATCTGAGTTCATCTTGGATCCACCAAAGCCAAAACCACCAGCCTGGTTCCAGGGTATATTGACATGGGAGGACTTTGAACTTGTAAACCCGCACCGTGCACGCTTCCTCCGAGATATTCGTGAATTGGCTGTGAAAAGAAGACATATTCTGAGCAATCGCAGCTTGTCTGAGGATGAGAAGAACACACAACTCCAAGAGTTGATGCTAAAGAATCCCTCTGGATCTGGACCTCCAGTCAGCATTGAAGACTTAGG GCTTAATTTCCAGTTCTGTCCCTCATCTCGTGTTTATGGCTTTAGTGCAGTAGACCTGAAACCTAACGGCGAGGATGAG ATGGTGACCATAGACAATGCTGAGGAATATGTCGATCTGATGTTTGACTTCTGCATGCAAACTGGTGTCCAAAAACAGATGGAAGCATTTAGAA GTGGCTTTAATAAAGTATTCCCTATGGAGAAACTGGGTTCTTTTAGCCCCGAGGAGGTCCAGATGATTCTTTGTGGAAACCAGTCTCCCTCCTGGTCAGCCGAAGACATTATCAATTACACCGAGCCCAAACTAGGTTACACGAGAGAAAG CCCGGGCTTCCTTCGTTTTGTACGAGTCCTCTGTGGCATGTCCTCCGATGAGAGGAAGGCTTTTCTACAGTTTACAACTGGGTGCTCTACATTGCCCCCTGGAGGCCTAGCCAATTTGCATCCACGTCTAACAGTTGTGAGAAAG